Within the Leisingera thetidis genome, the region CGCCGCAGCAATACCCCGGGCTGATGCAGGTGACCAGCCGCGGCGGGCTGCGCATCGAAACCCTCGCAGGCGTGCGCCCGGTGGCGTATGAAACCCTCAGCCCCAAGCCGCACCGCTGGACCCAGGCGGTCTCGCTCTGCCTGCCGCAGGACGCCGCCGCGATGAACCGGCGCGATGTGCTGACCGCGCTTGGACCGGACCGGGACGCGCTGCGCGAGGAGGACCGCGGCGCCGGGCTGTTCGACATGGGGCTGGGCCAGTATCAGGCGGATTTCTGCATCCGCACCTCTGACCCGGAGCTGCTGGATGTGCTGCAGGAAAACACCGGCCGCTCGCTGTTCGAGCCCGGCAATCCGGCGATGGGCGCGATCCTGATGCACCACCCGCACCGGGTGCTGCTGACCCGCATCGGCCGGGTCGAGGTCTATCAGAGGATCGGCGGCCCCGACACCGGCGGCAAATCCCCCGAAGGCCCGCACACCCATGTGCTGCCGAAACTGCTGCGCGCCGAGCGCACCCATTCGGCCAACACCCCGATCCCCGAGGGCTGGGTGCCCTGCTGCGGCGTGCATCCGGAGAACCCGGTGATCACCCGCCTGGGCGAGGACAAGGTGTTCAGCCCGGCGGCCTTTGACGCCTTCCAGGAGTTGCTCGCGGCCTGGGGCGCCGAAGCCTATTGCCAGGGCAAACAGGCGGTCTGGGAGCTGCTGAAATCGGAAACACCGGCTGCAGAGGCCGAGGAGCCGGAGAGCCGCGAAGGCCGGGCCGGCTGGCGCAACGGCATCCGGCAGTGGCGGGTGCTGCATGGGCCCGGCCCGCTGGCCGAGTCCTACGCCCGCCGCTTCGACCGCGGTGCGGATCAGGCCGACCCGGAAAACCCGGGCCATTGACGGAGGCCGCGATGTCCCTTGCCCCTCTCATCGATTTCATGGCCCGCGGCGGCTCGGCGCTGTGGGTGATTGCGGCGCTGTCGGTGCTGACCCTGGCGCTGTTCCTGTGGCGGCTGGCC harbors:
- a CDS encoding DUF6925 family protein, giving the protein MPELQQVLKAALMQEDCGWNMGSFGAIAEFHHVAGDPAPQQYPGLMQVTSRGGLRIETLAGVRPVAYETLSPKPHRWTQAVSLCLPQDAAAMNRRDVLTALGPDRDALREEDRGAGLFDMGLGQYQADFCIRTSDPELLDVLQENTGRSLFEPGNPAMGAILMHHPHRVLLTRIGRVEVYQRIGGPDTGGKSPEGPHTHVLPKLLRAERTHSANTPIPEGWVPCCGVHPENPVITRLGEDKVFSPAAFDAFQELLAAWGAEAYCQGKQAVWELLKSETPAAEAEEPESREGRAGWRNGIRQWRVLHGPGPLAESYARRFDRGADQADPENPGH